The Cervus canadensis isolate Bull #8, Minnesota chromosome X, ASM1932006v1, whole genome shotgun sequence genome contains the following window.
TTATACAGGTTTGATGAAgagatcaaaagttttacagacaaacaaaagttaaaagagttcagcaccaccaaaccagctctatAAGAAATGTTAAGGGGACTTCTCAAAGCTAAAAAGGAAAGGCTGCAACTAGAGACAtgaaattatgaaaggaaaaaaatctccttgGTAAAGGTAAATATACAGCACAGGTAGTAAATTAACCACAGAAAACCAGTaggaagattaaaagacaaaagtaaaatcTATATCCATAATAAGTAGTTAAGGGGTGTATTAAAAAAACGATGCAAAATGTGATGTCAAAACCAATAAATGTTGAGGGAGGGCAAGGAATAATGCGGGGTtgttaaaatatgtttgaatttaagagatcagcaacttaaatatatatatatatatatatttatatatatataaatatataaacaaaaatgaagaaggaatgatAGGATtagaacagtgattctcaaagtatgGACCCTTGGATCATTTCAGGGATCCATgaagtcaaaactattttcataagattttatttacctttttcacTAGGTTGACACTGCATTGATGGTGGAAAAGCTAAAACCGCTAGTGCTTTAGCATAAGTTAAGGCAGTTGTACTCATTGTCTTAGTGGTCACTTATTTTTTActgccatgttaaaaaaaaaaaaatcacaagtttcACTTAAGGATGTCTTTGCTGAAgtagtaaaaattattaattttattaaatcaacCTTTGAATACGTGTCTTTATAATATTCTGTGTGATGAAATGGGAAGTCTGCACCAGGCATTTCTGCTACGCTCTGAAATATGATGGCTGTCTCCAGGAAAAGCGATTGTGCAATTATTTGAGTGGAGAGCTGAactagtcacttttttttttttttttgtcaaagctATTTTTACTGACAGGCAAACTATGGGTATTCAGACAGAGGTATCTGgcagacattttcttgaaaattaagATGTGGACCTTGTCAGTTCAAGAAAAACAACTTGACAGTATTTATTGCCAATGATAAAATTCaagctttcaagtgaaaattgGAATTTTGGAAACTTGTATCCACCCCTGTGAGTTTAATATCTTGTCAATATTTAAAGACTTTTCAGATGAGACTCTTGGTGATATTAACAAAAGTGATTTGGGGGATATTGTGCAATGAGATGTGTCAACATTTGTAATatttgcataactcagtgaaccaACATTTTTGAAATGACTAATGCATGATGTTACAAAATCATGGATGGGTAAAAGATCCACTCAAAGTACAAGATAGATTTTAATGAAACAGGTTATGAAAAGTACATTGATgtggtttcagattccacatcGCAACTACCCTTGAAgaaattaccatttctttctaaAAAGTACGTCCATGATTATCTGTAAAGGCTATTGAAATGCTCCAGCCTTTTCTAAACTACAGGTTGGTATGAGGCTGGGTATTCTTCCACCAAATATACTTCAACCAAAGCAACATATTACAGCAGACTGAATATAGGAAATATGAGAATCTAACTCTCTTCTAGTAAGCCAGACATTAAAGCAATTTACACATATGTACAGTGCCACTTTTTTCACTAATTatctttcttttggaaaaagaaaaaaaatatggttaTTTTCCATAAAATATGCTATTTATGTTATacttattacattatttttaaatgcactaatacaaacattctaaaatttctcagttttaatattGCACATGGTAAATATCAGAAGCTATAACctacataaacaaaagctctttgggaTCCTTAATAACTATTAAGAATTTTGAGTCTAAAATTTGAGAACTTTTGAATTAGAACATCATTATTTTCCACGTAATAATAGTTAATGAAGTAATGAATCTTGGAATTGATCGATGGCCACCGTATCACAAAAAAGGTGATATTATATACTTCCTGATAGATATTTACAACATTAtctatgaaatattcttttcaaaaaatctGTCTCTGATAAAACTCTAGATTCTACTAccagtttatataaaatatataaatttttatataaaatttttatatacaattttatatatttatcatatataaaatagaagggCAAGATGAACCTGTTAAGGTCACACTGggtatataaaaagcaaaacctaGCATAACAGGTCTTTCCATAGGAGATATGACTCCATTTCTTCAATGAATAAAttgcaaggaaaagaaagggaaaagcaaccCATGGACTTCTGTTTCTGTTGTGTGGAATGCTTTACCCTGCATTTCCAGTTGGTGAgctcatatttatctttctttaaaaaatttttttcttccagttttattgagatagaattgacatacaatatcatgaaatgattactacaataagtttagtgaacatccatcattgcatatattgggttggccaaaaagttcatttggtttttcCATCCCATCGAGCAGAAAAACTCgtatgaactttttggccaacccaagagatacattaaagaaacagagaaaatatacatttttttccttgtgatgggaACTCTCAGGATTTACCctcttaactttcatatataacatatagcagtgttaattatatttatcatgtataatacatctgtgtgtgtgtgtgtgtgtgtgttagtcactcagttgtgtccaactctttgcgaccccatggactgtagcccaccaggctcctttgtccatgggattctctaggtaagaatactggagtgggttgccatatacatctctagtacttatttattttgtaactggaagtgtGTATGTCTTGACTATCTTCatccatcccccctccccccatcccctaactctggtaaccacaaatctgatctcattttctatgagtttgattttgaaggataattgaccTTCAATGCTATGTTAGTTCTTATTACATAGCATTGTGATTTGGTATTTCTATACACTTCGAAATGATCACAGTTTACTCAGTTTTCAAGTCAAAGTTACCTCCTCAGTGAAGCTTTTCCTACCTTCCCCAGACAGAACCCATTACTTCTTTTGTACTGCAAAGGTATTTTGTACAAATCTGCAGTTTACTGCTCGCCATACTTTATTACAGTGTCTGTTTACAAGTTTCATCTCTCCTTGAGTACCAGCACCACCTTCTCTGTGCATATATATTTCCAAGGCTCGGCACTATAATTTGGTTCATAACAGTCAAcagatgtttattaaatgaatgaatgggatgGTGGTTGGGTCCATGCTCAAGTGCATGAATCtacacttcattccttttctaaTGAATTCTACTACTGTCATGGACTGAACTGTAACCCCTCCAGTTGatatgttgaagccttaaccACCAATGTGGTGGTAtctggagatggggcctttgggagatcaTTAGGATTAGATGGATCGTGAGGGTGGGGCCTACAGGATGGTACTGGTGCCCTTATAAGAGTAGAGGTGcaacctttctctctctctgccaatCTTGCTCTCCGTCTCTACCACGGGAGGACTCACTGAGAAAGCAGTCAtccacaagccaggaagagagctcccaccagaacctgaccatgctggcaccttgatcccAGACTTCcagtttccagaactgtgagaaaataaatgtctgttgtttaagctactcaatctatgatattttattatagcagcccaTGCTGACTAATTCATCTGCCTTTGCTCCTCCTACATCTTCAGGTTCTTCACCAGTTTCCTTTATCCAGGAAACCAAGCTTGACACAATGTCCTAAGGGGCTGATCATGACTAATCTTGACGGAAGGCAAGTTTAACAATAAGTACAAACAGTTATTGAGTGCCTAATCTATGGCAGGCACTGCTCTGGGTGTAGGATGGTAGTAGGGTTAAGAAATCTAGGGCCTGCTATTTTGAGCTTAGAACCTACTTGGGAGATGGCCAATGATTAAGTGAATCCATAAAAATAATTGCAGCTATAGtaagtgctgtgaagaaaataGAACATTGTGATGTAGAATCAGGGTGTgtgttggtgggggggggggttgggggagtaGTGCAAATTACTCTAACTAGGGTGGTAAGGGAAGGAGTGATATCGAAGATGAGATACAAGTGAGCCAGCTGTGTGTGAAATAGGGGGAAAATTTGATTTATAGGCTTGGGAGACAGTAAGTGCAAAGGACCTGAAGCAGGGGAAGAGCTTGGCATGTTTTAATTGGTGGTAGGTGAAGGGAAGCAGCGTTTACCACCTCAAAATATGCCTCTTTAGCGTAAGAATTCTTTTGAGCTGGTTGTTTTTAGACATAGGAAAAGCTCTGAAAACCCACTAGAAGTTACTCTTTTGTAAGAGACATTTACATTTGtaagggaaatctccatttgtaagggtGTCGCCCTCTCCAGTACCAGGAAAAAGAGGATGACTAAACCTCTAGAAACTCTCAACAATGGAGATGGCAGTCATGTGTCAGCCCTAGAACCTtacctgtgcttttttttttttttattctgggctgtgctgggtcttcattgttgggtgggcttttctctagttgtggtgagtgagggctacGCTTCGTTGCAgtacgcaggcttctcattgcagcggcttctcttgtagagcacaggctctagggcttgagggcttcagtagttgtggttcccatgccacacgggcttagttgttccaaggatgtgggatcttcctgacccaggaatcgaacccatttctcctgcaggGCATCACTGAGGCACAGGGGAAGGTGATTGGAAAGAGGTACTGTTATCTAGTTCTGCGCAGGCCTGAGCTACTAAGCTACAGGCTTCTGCTCTTAGCACGACCTGGGGGTGGAAATTTTGGCCCTCTGATGTCAGAAGGTCACTGAGCCGAACACTTCCGGGTGTCTGCATGCCcagtttggggggaggggggtcagTGGTcctatccattttttaaaaaatttttattggagtatagttgctttatggtattgtgtttctactgtacagcaaagtgtatcagctctatgtatatatacatccccttttcctttcttttttttttaaacaggaaaaaatcaagcaaaaattTAATAATCTATACATGGGAGAGACTCAGGAAAACTAAGTATTTCTGGTCTATTCAGTCTTAATGAGCTCAGCTCAACCTAGACAACTGATTCCAAGTTCCTGGAAAACAATTCTGGTGAACATCTTGTTGTTTAGCTTACTTGCCACTTGGAGGATATGCAAGTCTTCAAACGACCTTGATTAGTGAAGGCAGGTGAAATGGATTTGACTCGTGATTTACCCACTGCTTCACGAGGAGGCTTTAGAGGCGTCCAGGCAGGGGATGATTGTGGAAGCAAAGAAAGAGATGCAGAGCTGTTGGAAATCTATATGGAGGGTCAGCAGAGTTTTCTGATGGGGTCTCCACATACTGCAGTACCCCTGTATCCTTGCAGGCAGCGCTCCTAAGCTGGGATCCATGTGTCCCAGGAAATTCCTGAATGCACCTTGGGGAGTTCACACCCCTCTGAAAAGGTATGAGGGATGGTATGTCTGAGTATTGTCTTGGCGGGGGTGGGCGCCCATGGTTTTCATCAGGTTCTCAAAGGTGGTAGAAACCCCAACAGATATGAGAGGTGATTGAAGCTGGAGGAGGGACACGTTGGGGGTTTGTCATGCTCTTTACTTTTCTGTTTGCTTGGAAGTTTGCATAATAAGCAGCTCAAAATGTTGGTGTGCCAACTGTGCAAGAAGAACAAAGAAGGATTGTTGTGGCAGACCTTTTGAAAGGCACATTGCTACATTTTATGGCTCATGGTCAGTCTGTTCCAAGATTTCCAAGGTGTTCTCAGATTGCCACAGCCCCCCATCCTCCCCTATGTGGCTTTGGTGGCCACTTTGTTTCTCCTTCAAGGGGACCGCCTTTTGctgaatttcattttctgaatttcaCAAATGCAGAGTATATTCAAGTTCCTTGAAACAAAGAGCTGGGGTGCTGGGGTTTGACTTGAAAACAGCTTTCTCAGGCACTGGTGACCCTGAGAAATAACAAAAACCTTGAGCCTCAAATTCTTCTATGTAAAAGAGGACTTATATTTGCTCTTTGGGTGATTGGTGATAAAAAAGAAGATCTGGGTAAAATACATATCCCAGCCCAGCGTGACTAAACATGAGCTTGGCGCTGCTGTCCTTTTCAAGTTGTGGAAGAATCATGCAAAATTGGCGAGCACGGTGTCCTCTTCCATCATTCAACTGGTCAAGGTaggatttaatttttattttatttaaaaaacactttttactaaagtatagttgatttacagtgttgtgttagtttccagtgtacagcaaagtgattcagttatacatatgtatgtatccttttttagattcttatccattacagtttattacaagatattgaatatagttccctgtgctatacagtaggtccttattggttatctattttttaaaaatttattgattttttatttttgactgtgctggatctttgttgcagcatgggctttttagttgtggtgagcggtggctactctctagttgcagtgcccagccttttcattgtggtggcttttcttattgcagagctcaggctctaggcccataggcttcagtagctgaggcCCTAGACCACAAGGTCAGTCGTAGTGgtgtacgggcttagttgctccacggcatgcaggatcctactggatcagggatcgaaccagggtctcctgccttggcaggtggattcccaaccactgggccactagggaagcctggttATCGTTTTTAtacatgtgctgtgtgctgtgcttattcactcaagcatatctgactctctgtggtcccttggactgtagcctgccaggctcctctgtctatgggattctccaggcaagaatactggagtgggttgccattcccttctccaggggatcttcctgacccagggatcgaaccagcatctcttgtgtctcctgcattggcaggaggattccttaccactataatatatatagtagCCTGTATATTttagtcccaaactcctagtttattctcccctccccccacctttcccTTTTAGTAACGGCaagtttgtttcctttctctgtgtgtgttcccAGAGGGCTGGGGAAAGCCATTTGTTATGTTGAATGCCTCTCTCACCCCCCACCACCAGTAATAAGCACCCCAAGGGTCAAGCAGAGTTGGGCTGACACCCTGATTCCCCTGACTCTGCTGAAAAACCTGCAGTGTGTCTTTGAGGTATAGTTCTCTCTCTTGCTTGTTCAGTTCTGCTTTTGACAAAGTCAGAGCTGTTGGCCTGGTGGCTCCGTGGGCAGCTTGTGGAGGCCACACCTTGGCTGGTCTCCCCACCTCAGCCCCCGTCCTCCTGGTGACGTCCCGGGCTGCTCCGGGGGACTCATCCTGCCTCTCCTCTGCTGCTCCAAGCAGGTCAGTCTCTGGTACCTGGTTCTTCCCTTGTTCTCAGCTcagctttcctttcttctcctgtaGCTGCTCCCAAGGCAATTGGCCACGTTCCTCAGCGCCTGCTTTCTTTAGAGCCCTGAAGCCAATCTGTTTTGGTTTCCAGGGTTTCAAACGATGACAAGGGCAAGGCCTCCTGTAATGGAAGAGCATCCCCTATCCTCTCTCATCTGACTCTTCCAACTGTTTTAATCATACGGAGGCTTGGAGGGTGTTGTGGAGGCAGCGCAGGGTGGTGGCTGAGAGAGCAGGCTCTGGTGTCAGCAACTTTGGGTCCCATCCTGGCCCTCCTACCTATTAACTGAGTGACCTCAaccaagtcacttaacttctctttgTCGCCATTTTTTACCTCCACCATAGAGATAATACCACTTACCTCTGGGGCTTATGAGGATAAAGTACTAAGATGACATGGCATATAAAAGGTGtttaatgaatgaagaaaatcacATAAGAAGGGTTCAATTAGTGAAGAAAGTCATGGCAAGAGGGttcaatgaatgaagaaaattctGGTCACTCAAGTAGTGCCAGACTGCTCTTGCTGCCCCTTTAGACCCACTCTTCCCACCCTGTTCTCATCTGCCTGACTTCTTCTTGGGTTTGGCCGTTGGTGAGCCCCAGCAAGAGCACAAAGGATGGAGGCAGAATGAAGTCAgagatctatttccctgactctATTCCAACAGAGTCACCTTACTCTGCCTATGTTCCTTGTCAGGAGGTCATAGCTCTTAAGGCAGCCCTCTCTATGGGACTTCTCCCTTTTGGGTTCCAATGAGAAGTCTATCTCTTCCATCTTTGGAGCTAGGAGTGAACACAGTCTCAGGGTACTGCATTGAGCCTAACTGGTGTAACTGGGAGCTTCCAGAATGACCTCCTTGGTGGGCTCCTTACTTCTCATAGGCTTGGACCTTTGGGGTGTCTTTCTTCACAAGGTCTTGAGGAGATTATCCAATGAAATACTATCTAGAATATGTTGTTGACTGTAAAGCACTGTGATTACTatagggttttatttttattaggagGTGACCAAACCCTTACAGGTGAAAAAATGACTGTAGGAAAAATATCTGGTAATCTGTGATGTTtaccttgtgtgtgtgcatggtcagttgcatcagtcgtgtccagctcttttgtgaccccatggactgtagcctgccaggctcttctgtccttggagattctccagacaagaatactgtagcatgttgccatttccttctccagggaatcttcccaacccaggcagcaAACCTGCGGCTCcagtgttggcaggcggattctttcccaatgagccacctgggaagctgatgtTCACCTATTTAGGTATTGGGATTATAATTTCAAAATCCAATCTATCAAAATGGTACCTCCCTCCCCTCACTGAGAACCTGAGAAAGGAATGTTCTAAGGATCTGTGTTCTATGCAATGGGTCCCTATGGAGGCCTTTTATCTCTTCTACCACATGATGTGAGGAATTTCAAGGCCTATCTCTTCTAAAGCCTAAAGCCTGCAGCCCCACAATCTCACTGAGGGCTCCACCTGCTCTGTTTTGGTTACCAACACATCTGTGTTTCCAAAAGGTGAGGCAGTTTGATCGACGAGCTAGATCTTCTTGGTCTGTGAATCTGGGGGGCTTTGCCTTATCTCTGAAGACAGTTTTCTACAATTTAATATGTACGTCAGACATTTCcatttctgacttctttttcccTCAGGCTGTCTGACTGGCTCTGGGAGACATCTTAGATATCTCACCCTTTTTGGCACTGGCCCCAGGCCAGAATTCAACTTTTTTGACAACCCGGTCCCTGGAGCTAGCAGATATCTCTCAAGAAACATTTCTCTCCActttgcaaggagatcaagggTTTCTGTAGTCTCCTCTCTTAACTGaatcccaccctcctcttcctgACTGCCTTGGCCATCTTCCTTCCTATTTGTGTTAATCAGTGTCCCCCCTGGTTCAGACTTTTCTAAGCTCCATGCCCTCCCCTTCTTCTCTGAAATGTCATCCTCTAGGACATGCTCCCACCCCATTGTCCAGCAGCCTCTCAGTCAGTATATGTCATTGTTACCTTTACAGCCCAAACTCATCTCAGTCATGATGAGAGATACAGCAGTGAGCCATCCTGAAGAGAgagcttagttccctgcccagggattgaatctgggtagcctggatgaaaatCAGGAATCCTagctgctagaccaccaggggctTGAGGCAAGAAGCAAAATGGCCCTGACTCTTTCCCCTCctttgaaagcaagaatgtttcaaggaggtgaaaactggaaaaacaagtatacaaagtttattattagagactcAGTATAACATGTGGGAGAGCACACAGAGAAATAGTTTAtgacagaagcaaggcagaaatGCCCACCTGAAGAGAAAGGGTATGGGCGTCTTCTCTAATGAGGGGCACCTTAAAGAGGTGATTTAAATCAGTAATAATTCATGCAGTGAATGAAGAGTCCTTCATCACATTGTGAGAAAGTAAAGTTACCTTGCGTCTGTGGCCACAGAATTTTGGCTCGAATTCTGAGGTGTTCTACCTGTTTAGGAGGTATGGACCGTCCTTAAAGTCAGTTTTTATTATTTACCCATCTTTTCCCGAAATCAGTTCAATTTAACTGTGTGTGAGGGGCAACTTCTTGATTTAGCTTGAGTTGTACTGGACAGAACACTGAACTCACAACTGTTTTCCTTAATTGATCTCCAAGGGTGACCCTTTCCCCTCTGAACATTATTACCTCTTATTAAACCTGTTGCTCTTCTCCACTCCTGTGTTTCCTTAGCCATTCTCCCCCTAAACATAACATTTTTGTTCCTGTGAAGGTCACAATGAAAAAAAGAGCCAAACTGGGCTCAAGACAGTGGCAGAGATGTGCTTTAAACAAATAAGGTAATAAGTTGCCAACAAGGTCATGGTAAACCTTGGCTGTTCATGGACAATTATGGTTAGACAGAGCTAGAATGATCCAGAGACCTGAAGGGCATATGTGAATGGCAGAGTGCCGAAACCAGCACCTCGCATTCTAAGCCCACTCAAGAACAGGGTCAGCGATTTAGCAAAACCATCTGGTTTCACACAGGCGTTTTGTTAGCGTCAGCACCACAGATGGGTGCAATAAGcccctttttaaaggaaatggaagcacattggcttaaaaaaaacctttttgttGAAGTGTCATATATGTACAagaaagtggggacttccctggcggtccagtggttaaaacttggCCTTCCAACGCAGgtggtgcgggttcaatccctggtcagggagctgagatcccacatgtcttgtagccaaaaaaccaaaacatgaaacagaagcaatattataacaaattcagcTTTCCGCTCGGAGGAGGCGAAGGTGTAACTTTCTTGGTCGTCCGGAATCCGGGTTCATCCGACACCAGCCGCCTCCACCGTGCCGCCTAAGTTCGACCCCAATGAGATCAAAGTCGTGTACCTGAGGTGCACCGGTGGGGAAGTCGGTGCTACGTCTGCACTGGCCCTCAAGATCGGCCCCTTGGGCCTGTCTCCAAAAAAGGTCGGTGATGACATCGCCAAGGCAACTGGTGATTGGAAGGGTCTGAGGATTACAGTGAAACTGACCATTCAGAACAGACAAACCCAGATTGAGGTGgtaccttctgcttctgccctGATCATCAAAGCCCTCAAGGAACCACCAAGggacagaaagaagcagaaaaacattaAGCACAGTGGAAAGATCACTTTTGATGAGATCGTCAACATTGCCCGGCAGATGCGGCATCAGTCTCTAGCTAGAGAACTTTCTGGAACCATTAAAGAGATCCTGGGGACCGCCCACTCTGTGGGCTGCAATGTTGATGGCCGACACCCTCATGACATCATAGATGATATCAAGAGTGGTGCAGTGGAGTGCCCAGCTAGTTAAGaactgcaaaggaaaaagaaaaataaaggatcatTTGACAAccagtgtggggggggggggggacaaattcagtaaagactttaaaaatagtccatataaaaaaaaaatcttaaataaaaagtGCACAAATGTTTAGTGCGAGCTCACTGAGCAAACTGAGCTCACCCATGCAGCCAACACCTagatcagaaacagaaaatgacCAGTGACCCCCAAAAGTTCCTCTTCTGATCCCTCCCAGTCACTGTCCAACCCTTTCTCCCTGTGTAGCACTTTCTCTAGCATGTTACATATTTTAGTTATCTTATTTGTAATCTATCTCCCCCACTGGAATataagcttcatgagggcagaCATTTGTGTTCTGTTTTGTTAAGTGCTATATCCCCAGCTCCTTAACCTGTGCCTAGCACATTGTTATCACTCAGtcaatatttgtgaaatgaatgcatGAAACTCTGCaataagaaatgctaaaaaatgTGGCCGAGTGGTTAAGGTGGTGGACtagaaatgcttaaaaataagtctaaccttcaacagatgaatggacaaagaaaatgtggtctaaccatacaatgaaatattattcagccataaaaaggaatgaaggataCCTGCTACAATATGGCTAAACCTTGGAAACAAggatgctgagtgaaagaagctaaaCACAAAGAACCacgtactgtatgattccatttatatgcaatgTTCAAAACAGGCAAGTctatagagacaggaagtagattagtggttgcctagggctggaggagggggaaaTTGGAATGGCTGTTTAGTGGGTAAGTGTTTTCTCTGGAggtatgaaaatgttttggaactagataaAGGTGATGGCTGCataacactgtgaatgtactcagtgctactgaattgtacacttaaagatggtttatttttttctttcttttaaaaaaatatttatttgtgccAAGTCTTAATGCCTtagtggcacacaggatcttcaatcttctttgcagcatgtgggatctttagttgtggcacgtgggatctagttccctgaccagggattgaacttgggccccttgtattgagagtgcagagtcttagccactggaccaccagggaagtccctcattttcttttatgtgaatttcacctcaataaagcaaatattaaaaaatcctcAGAGGGACTAAATTTGCTGAACACCTTTTCTTCACCACCAGAAAAAGTGGATGGTGGTGACTGTAGGATTCTTTATTTGAGAAAGGTGATGGATATGTAGGCAAAAATTTGGAGGAAGTGGCCTAGGCTACAGTACTCTGtgtagggaggggagggaggatttCTAGCCATGGGAATTGGAAGATGGGAGCCAGCAAAGTTGCGTGAAGGTAGACAAGGATGAAGAAAAAGATATGGAGATGACAATGCTGAGAAAAGAAACTTGGGACGAACCACTTTAAAGGGTTTCTTGAGAGAAATGCAGCCCT
Protein-coding sequences here:
- the LOC122435534 gene encoding 60S ribosomal protein L12-like; this encodes MSLALLSFSSCGRIMQNWRARCPLPSFNWSSSAFDKVRAVGLVAPWAACGGHTLAGLPTSAPVLLVTSRAAPGDSSCLSSAAPSSSWSSGIRVHPTPAASTVPPKFDPNEIKVVYLRCTGGEVGATSALALKIGPLGLSPKKVGDDIAKATGDWKGLRITVKLTIQNRQTQIEVVPSASALIIKALKEPPRDRKKQKNIKHSGKITFDEIVNIARQMRHQSLARELSGTIKEILGTAHSVGCNVDGRHPHDIIDDIKSGAVECPAS